The Gilliamella apicola genome window below encodes:
- the rplD gene encoding 50S ribosomal protein L4, which yields MELVVKDAQALSVSETTFGREFNEALVHQVVVAYASAARQGSRAQKTRAEIAGSGKKPWRQKGTGRARSGSIKSPIWRSGGVTFAAKPQDHSQKVNRKMYRGALKSIFSELVRQERLVVVETFTVEAPKTKLLTQKLNDMNLNDVLIITSDVDENLFLAARNLHKVDVRDVAGIDPVSLIAFDKVVITVDAVKQVEEMLA from the coding sequence ATGGAATTAGTAGTAAAAGACGCGCAAGCGCTTTCTGTTTCCGAAACTACCTTCGGACGTGAGTTTAATGAAGCGTTAGTTCACCAAGTAGTTGTTGCTTATGCATCTGCTGCTCGTCAAGGCTCTCGCGCACAAAAAACTCGTGCAGAAATCGCTGGTTCAGGTAAAAAACCATGGCGTCAAAAAGGCACAGGTCGTGCTCGTTCAGGTTCTATTAAGAGCCCAATCTGGCGTAGTGGTGGTGTGACATTTGCAGCAAAACCACAAGATCATAGCCAAAAAGTTAACCGTAAAATGTATCGTGGTGCATTAAAGAGCATTTTCTCTGAATTAGTGCGTCAAGAACGTTTAGTTGTGGTTGAAACATTCACTGTTGAAGCACCTAAGACTAAATTATTAACTCAGAAATTAAATGATATGAATCTTAATGATGTTCTTATTATTACATCTGATGTTGATGAAAATCTTTTCTTAGCAGCACGTAACTTACATAAAGTTGATGTGCGTGATGTGGCAGGTATTGATCCAGTTAGTTTGATTGCATTTGACAAAGTGGTTATCACTGTTGATGCTGTTAAACAAGTAGAGGAGATGTTAGCATGA
- the rpsC gene encoding 30S ribosomal protein S3, whose protein sequence is MGQKVNPNGIRLGIVKPWTSTWYSGTKTFADNLESDFRVREFLNKELAQASISKIVIDRSAETNVRITIHTARPGIVIGKKGEDVEKLRNAVASIVNKYKDKREKRDVAVQINIAEVRKPELDAKLVADSITSQLERRVMFRRAMKRAVQNAMKAGAKGIKVEVSGRLGGAEIARSEWYREGRVPLHTLRADIDYGLSEALTTYGIIGVKVWIFKGEILGGMAAVEQAEKQPAAQPKKQRKGRKQ, encoded by the coding sequence ATGGGTCAAAAAGTAAATCCAAATGGTATCCGACTAGGCATCGTCAAGCCTTGGACATCTACATGGTATTCGGGTACAAAGACATTCGCTGATAATTTAGAAAGTGATTTTAGAGTGCGTGAATTCTTGAACAAAGAATTAGCACAAGCATCAATCTCTAAGATTGTAATCGATCGTTCAGCAGAAACTAACGTTCGCATTACTATTCACACTGCTCGTCCAGGTATTGTGATTGGTAAAAAAGGTGAGGACGTTGAAAAATTACGTAATGCCGTAGCTTCTATTGTCAATAAATATAAAGACAAGAGAGAAAAACGTGATGTTGCAGTACAAATTAATATTGCCGAAGTTCGTAAACCTGAACTTGATGCTAAATTAGTTGCTGACAGCATTACTTCTCAGTTAGAACGCCGTGTTATGTTCCGCCGAGCTATGAAACGTGCGGTTCAAAACGCAATGAAAGCGGGTGCTAAAGGTATCAAAGTTGAAGTAAGTGGTCGTTTAGGCGGCGCTGAAATCGCTCGTAGTGAATGGTATCGTGAAGGTCGAGTACCTTTACATACATTACGTGCTGACATCGACTATGGTTTGTCTGAAGCATTAACAACCTATGGTATTATTGGTGTTAAAGTGTGGATCTTCAAAGGTGAGATCCTTGGTGGTATGGCTGCCGTTGAACAAGCAGAGAAACAACCTGCTGCTCAACCGAAAAAGCAGCGCAAAGGCCGAAAACAATAA
- the rpsJ gene encoding 30S ribosomal protein S10 — translation MSNQRIRIRLKAFDHRLIDQSTAEIVETAKRTGAQVRGPIPLPTRKERFTVLISPHVNKDARDQYEIRTHKRLVDIVEPTEKTVDALMRLDLAAGVDVQISLG, via the coding sequence ATGTCGAACCAAAGAATCCGTATCCGGTTAAAAGCGTTTGATCATCGTTTGATTGATCAATCAACTGCTGAAATTGTAGAAACTGCGAAGCGCACTGGTGCGCAAGTTCGTGGTCCTATTCCATTACCGACACGCAAAGAGCGTTTCACTGTATTGATTTCTCCGCACGTAAATAAAGATGCGCGAGATCAATATGAGATTCGCACTCATAAACGTCTAGTTGATATTGTTGAGCCAACTGAAAAAACAGTTGATGCCTTAATGCGTCTAGATCTTGCTGCCGGTGTTGATGTGCAGATCAGTTTAGGTTAA
- the rpsS gene encoding 30S ribosomal protein S19 has protein sequence MPRSLKKGPFIDLHLLKKVEKAVESGDKKPIRTWSRRSTIFPNMIGLTIAVHNGRQHVPVYVSDEMVGHKLGEFAPTRTYRGHAADKKAKKK, from the coding sequence ATGCCACGTTCTCTCAAGAAGGGTCCTTTTATTGACCTACACTTGCTGAAGAAGGTAGAGAAAGCGGTGGAAAGCGGGGACAAGAAACCAATTCGTACTTGGTCCCGTCGTTCAACGATCTTTCCTAATATGATCGGTTTGACCATCGCTGTCCATAATGGTCGTCAGCACGTTCCAGTTTATGTTTCCGACGAAATGGTTGGTCATAAATTGGGTGAATTCGCGCCGACTCGTACTTATCGCGGCCACGCGGCTGATAAGAAAGCTAAGAAGAAATAA
- the rplV gene encoding 50S ribosomal protein L22, whose protein sequence is METIAKYRHARSSAQKVRLVADLIRGKNVSQALDILTYTNKKAAVLVKKVLESAIANAEHNDGADIDDLKVAKIFVDEGPTMKRIMPRAKGRADRILKRTSHITVIVSDR, encoded by the coding sequence ATGGAAACAATTGCAAAGTATCGCCACGCTCGTTCTTCTGCGCAAAAAGTTCGCTTAGTTGCAGATCTTATTCGCGGTAAGAATGTGTCTCAGGCACTTGATATTTTAACGTACACCAATAAAAAAGCGGCTGTACTTGTTAAAAAAGTATTAGAATCTGCTATTGCTAATGCAGAGCATAACGATGGTGCTGATATTGATGATCTAAAAGTTGCGAAAATTTTCGTAGATGAAGGCCCAACCATGAAGCGTATTATGCCTCGTGCGAAAGGTCGTGCAGATCGAATTTTGAAGCGTACGAGTCACATCACCGTGATCGTCTCAGATCGCTAG
- the rplC gene encoding 50S ribosomal protein L3, translating to MIGLIGRKVGMTRIFTEEGVSIPVTVVEVQSNRVTQVKTLENDGYQAIQVTTGSKKASRVNKPEAGHFAKAGVEAGRGLWEFRFEEGEFTVGQSINVDIFTDVKKVDVTGTSKGKGYAGVTKRWNFRTQDATHGNSLAHRGHGSIGQNQTPGKVFKGRKMAGHLGNERVTVQNLDIVRVDAERNLLLIKGAVPGAINSDVIVKPAIKA from the coding sequence ATGATTGGTTTAATCGGTCGTAAAGTGGGAATGACACGAATCTTCACTGAAGAAGGTGTTTCTATTCCCGTCACCGTAGTAGAAGTTCAAAGCAACCGCGTTACTCAAGTTAAAACTCTTGAGAATGATGGTTATCAAGCTATTCAGGTTACTACTGGCAGCAAAAAAGCAAGCCGCGTAAATAAACCTGAAGCAGGTCATTTCGCTAAGGCTGGCGTTGAAGCTGGTCGTGGTCTATGGGAATTCCGTTTTGAAGAAGGCGAATTTACTGTAGGTCAAAGTATTAACGTTGATATTTTCACTGACGTTAAAAAAGTTGATGTTACTGGAACATCTAAAGGTAAAGGTTATGCTGGTGTAACTAAACGCTGGAATTTCCGTACTCAAGATGCAACTCATGGTAACTCTTTGGCACACCGTGGTCATGGCTCTATCGGTCAAAACCAAACTCCAGGTAAAGTGTTCAAAGGTCGTAAAATGGCAGGTCACTTAGGTAATGAACGTGTAACTGTTCAAAACCTAGATATTGTGCGTGTTGATGCAGAACGTAACCTTTTATTAATTAAAGGTGCTGTTCCAGGCGCAATCAATAGTGACGTAATTGTTAAACCGGCAATCAAGGCTTAA
- the rplB gene encoding 50S ribosomal protein L2: MAVVKCKPTSPGRRHVVKVVNPELHKGKPYAPLLDSKSKTGGRNNNGRITTRHIGGGHKQHYRIVDFKRNKDGIPAVVERLEYDPNRSANIALVLYKDGERRYILAPKGLKAGDQIQSGVDASIKTGNCLPMRNIPVGSTVHNIEMKPGKGGQLARSAGSYVQIVARDGAYVTLRLRSGEMRKVLSDCRATIGEVGNSEHMLRVLGKAGAARWRGVRPTVRGTAMNPVDHPHGGGEGRNFGKHPVSPWGQKAKGLKTRSNKRTDKYIVRRRNKK, from the coding sequence ATGGCAGTTGTTAAGTGTAAACCTACATCTCCGGGTCGTCGCCACGTTGTTAAAGTGGTTAACCCAGAGTTGCATAAAGGTAAGCCTTATGCACCGTTGCTTGATTCAAAAAGCAAAACTGGTGGTCGCAATAATAATGGTCGTATCACTACCCGTCATATCGGTGGTGGTCATAAACAACATTATCGTATTGTTGACTTTAAGCGTAATAAAGATGGTATTCCAGCAGTTGTTGAACGTTTGGAATATGATCCAAACCGTAGTGCAAATATTGCATTGGTTTTATATAAGGACGGTGAACGTCGTTATATTTTAGCGCCTAAAGGCTTAAAAGCAGGTGATCAGATCCAATCTGGTGTTGATGCATCAATTAAAACAGGTAACTGTTTACCGATGCGTAATATTCCAGTCGGTTCTACCGTGCATAATATTGAAATGAAACCAGGTAAAGGCGGACAACTTGCTCGCTCTGCTGGTAGTTATGTTCAAATCGTTGCGCGTGATGGTGCTTATGTAACATTACGTCTACGTTCAGGTGAAATGCGTAAAGTGTTATCTGATTGCCGTGCCACCATTGGTGAAGTTGGTAACTCAGAACATATGCTTCGCGTATTAGGTAAAGCGGGTGCAGCGCGTTGGCGTGGTGTTCGTCCTACTGTTCGTGGTACAGCAATGAACCCGGTAGACCATCCACATGGTGGTGGTGAAGGTCGTAACTTTGGTAAACATCCTGTGTCTCCATGGGGTCAAAAAGCCAAAGGATTGAAAACGCGTAGCAACAAACGTACTGATAAGTATATTGTTCGCCGTCGCAATAAGAAATAA
- the rplW gene encoding 50S ribosomal protein L23, whose translation MIREERLLKVLRAPHISEKASISMEKTNTLVLKVAKDATKREIKAAVEQLFEVKVDGVNTLVVKGKVKRRGQQIGRRSDWKKAYVTLAEGQNLDLAGVAE comes from the coding sequence ATGATTCGTGAAGAGCGTCTGCTTAAAGTCCTGCGAGCACCACATATTTCTGAAAAAGCATCTATTTCAATGGAAAAAACAAATACATTAGTATTGAAAGTTGCTAAAGATGCTACTAAGAGAGAGATTAAAGCCGCAGTTGAACAACTATTTGAAGTTAAAGTAGATGGCGTTAATACACTTGTTGTTAAAGGCAAAGTTAAACGTCGTGGTCAACAAATCGGTCGCCGTAGCGACTGGAAAAAAGCTTACGTTACTTTAGCAGAAGGTCAAAATTTAGACCTTGCTGGCGTCGCTGAGTAA